A DNA window from Purpureocillium takamizusanense chromosome 9, complete sequence contains the following coding sequences:
- the MSK1 gene encoding Lysine--tRNA ligase (COG:J~EggNog:ENOG503NUPU), whose protein sequence is MQLRRGAAPIIVSRSLSTKPNGQSKLSELAPEEEPRESASPFKQHRQRELREDQENEDPLYPDPYPRLESLPARKSVPEFLEDFREGLCDENVVLTGRVRSKRVVGKSLIFLDIVNEFQKVQVMVNKNKCVSEKHRRIHKFALFKNLIQVGDHISVTGIATRTDSGEPTLEARELPELLSPSMEQIPEKLTNAKTRMQERHVDMLVNKEVVDILRLRAEITKHMRDHLHSKRFLEFQTPILAENAGGAVARPFVTKATEFRNRDLALRIAPELWLKRLVVGGVDRVFEIGPAFRNEGVDATHNPEFTMCEFYSAYTNLADLINETEELMYSLAKHCQELISTQLTSLPPIDLSRFVRPFKQVEFIPALEEAVGIRFPKLTADGALPELLAVLKLAGIRVPGEVPTSLPKLLDRLAAIYIEPMSFNEPVFITNHPVCMSPLAKGFLCPTTYQLVSARAELFVGGRELANMYEEENDPDEQKRKLNAHRNLVNMPDGEVGFEEATAEDAPAPPPAEEAEKDEWETSPLDESYVKALDYALPPTGGWGCGVERLVMLFSGANRISDCLSFGTLRNVVGLSADDKEAPLK, encoded by the exons ATGCAGCTCCGTCGCGGTGCGGCGCCCATAATAGTCTCCCGATCTCTATCCACGAAGCCTAATGGCCAGTCAAAGCTGTCGGAGCTTGCTCCTGAAGAGGAACCACGCGAAAGCGCCTCGCCGTTCAAGCAGCATCGACAGCGGGAGCTGCGGGAAGATCAGGAGAACGAAGACCCTCTCTATCCTGATCCATACCCTCGACTAGAATCTCTTCCTGCTCGAAAGAGTGTCCCGGAATTCCTGGAAGACTTCCGCGAGGGTCTTTGCGACGAGAACGTCGTCCTCACCGGCCGCGTCCGCTCCAAACGAGTGGTGGGCAAATCGCTCATCTTCCTCGACATCGTAAACGAGTTCCAAAAAGTGCAAGTCATGGTCAACAAGAACAAGTGTGTGTCAGAGAAGCATAGAAGAATCCATAAATTCGCCCTGTTCAAGAACTTGATACAAGTCGGCGACCACATCT CGGTCACTGGTATCGCCACTCGTACGGACAGTGGAGAGCCGACCCTCGAGGCTCGGGAGCTCCCTGAGCTTTTGTCGCCGTCCATGGAGCAAATTCCAGAGAAGCTCACCAacgcgaagacgaggatgcaGGAGCGTCACGTCGACATGCTCGTGAACAAGGAAGTGGTGGACATTCTTAGGCTCCGTGCAGAAATCACCAAGCATATGCGCGACCACTTGCACTCGAAACGCTTTCTCGAGTTCCAAACGCCCATCCTGGCCGAAAATGCGGGAGGGGCAGTTGCCCGGCCGTTCGTCACCAAAGCCACCGAGTTTCGAAACAGAGACCTGGCCCTTCGCATCGCCCCGGAACTGTGGCTGAAGCGACTtgtggtcggcggcgtggacaGGGTCTTCGAAATTGGCCCTGCCTTCCGAaacgagggcgtcgacgcaaCGCACAACCCCGAGTTCACCATGTGCGAGTTCTACAGCGCTTATACCAACCTCGCTGATCTGATCAACGAGACGGAAGAGTTGATGTACAGCTTAGCCAAGCACTGTCAGGAGCTGATATCCACACAGCTCACGTCTTTACCGCCCATCGATTTGAGCAGGTTCGTGCGGCCGTTCAAGCAGGTCGAATTCATCCCCGCGTTAGAGGAGGCGGTCGGGATCCGCTTTCCGAAGCTGACCGCCGATGGTGCCCTCCCCGAGCTTCTTGCAGTTCTGAAGCTTGCCGGCATCAGGGTTCCCGGAGAGGTGCCCACCTCGCTGCCTAAGCTTCTGGATCGCCTAGCAGCGATTTATATCGAGCCCATGTCGTTCAATGAGCCTGTCTTCATAACCAATCACCCCGTATGCATGTCGCCACTGGCCAAGGGGTTCCTGTGCCCCACGACGTACCAGCTCgtgtcggcgcgcgcggagCTCTTTGTCGGCGGCAGGGAGCTGGCAAACATGTACGAAGAAGAGAACGACCCTGACGAGCAGAAGCGGAAGCTTAATGCCCACCGCAATCTCGTCAACATGCCCGATGGAGAAGTCGGGTTTGAGGAGGCGACAGCAGAAGAtgcacctgcgccgccgcctgcagaAGAAGCCGAAAAGGACGAGTGGGAGACATCTCCCCTTGACGAAAGCTACGTGAAGGCGTTGGACTACGCGTTGCCCCCGActggcggctggggctgcggcgTGGAGCGCCTCGTCATGCTCTTCTCGGGGGCCAACCGCATCAGCGACTGCCTAAGCTTTGGAACGCTGAGAAACGTGGTGGGCTTGTCGGCTGACGATAAAGAGGCGCCGCTGAAGTGA
- the ARP4 gene encoding NuA4 histone acetyltransferase subunit (COG:Z~BUSCO:EOG09262MOO~EggNog:ENOG503NUWX) produces the protein MAQQPLSTSVQPTDIYGGDEVSALVLDPGYCNTRAGYAGEDVPKSILPSFYGHVTSEPQRDLFGDECLIPRADFEVRNYMNRDSVVEDWDTAGKIWEHMLIKRLQPERPTPPAKNGLNDDAKEQDGEGDVAMEEAADIQEKPLEENPLLMTEAPWNTPKSREKAIEIIMENWGCPAFWLSRTPVLAAFAAGKATALVIDVGGANTSVTAIHDGMVLKRSIQRSPAGGLWLSSQIRSLWETSEPKVNLIPTYMVENKTPVDALAPAQARLRKFPFEISDSYRAYEEERVLTEFKESVVEVWRGPGRYSAPGNEDYVKTQPGRVFEMPDGYNQMWREQRFKATEGMWDESAGYPIPESERLTKAQTIPELIRAALNAVDVDLRGNLLANVVVTGSTSLINGFNDRLNNELMAMYPGLKVKIHAAGLTSERRFGAWIGGSILASLGTFHQMWISRKEYEENGPGVVEKRCK, from the exons AtggcccagcagcccctGTCCACGTCGGTGCAGCCCACCGACATCTACGGCGGAG ATGAGGTgtccgccctcgtcctcgacccgGGATACTGCAACACGCGCGCGGGctacgccggcgaggacgtgccCAAGTCGATCCTGCCGTCCTTTTACGGCCACGTCACGAGCGAGCCGCAGCGCGACCTCTTCGGCGACGAGTGCCTCATCCCCCGCGCCGACTTCGAGGTCCGCAACTACATGAACAGGgacagcgtcgtcgaggactGGGACACGGCCGGCAAGATCTGGGAACACATGCTTATCAAGCGTCTGCAACCCGAGCGCCCGACTCCGCCGGCTAAGAACGGtctcaacgacgacgccaaggagcaggacggcgagggcgacgtggccatggaggaggccgccgacatACAGGAGAAGCCGCTCGAAGAGAACCCGTTGCTCATGACTGAGGCGCCCTGGAACACGCCAAAGTCGAGAGAAAAGGCCATTGAGATCATCATGGAGAATTGGGGCTGCCCGGCCTTCTGGCTGAGTCGCACCCCCGTCCTGGCTGCCTttgccgccggcaaggccaCCGCCTTGGTCATCGATGTCGGTGGCGCCAACACTTCCGTCACCGCTATTCACGATGGCATGGTTCTTAAGCGATCTATCCAGcggtcgcccgccggcggtcTGTGGCTGTCGTCGCAGATCCGCAGCCTGTGGGAGACGTCGGAGCCCAAGGTCAACCTCATCCCTACATACATGGTTGAGAACAAGACTCCagtcgatgccctcgccccTGCGCAGGCACGACTGCGAAAGTTTCCCTTTGAAATCAGCGACTCGTACCGCGCGTACGAGGAGGAACGCGTCCTGACCGAGTTCAAGGAGTCTGTTGTGGAGGTGTGGCGCGGCCCTGGCCGCTACAGCGCCCCCGGAAACGAAGACTACGTCAAGACGCAGCCCGGTCGCGTGTTCGAGATGCCCGACGGCTACAACCAGATGTGGCGCGAGCAGCGGTTCAAGGCCACCGAGGGCATGTGGGACGAGAGCGCCGGGTACCCCATTCCCGAGTCGGAGCGTCTCACTAAGGCACAGACGATCCCCGAACTCATCCGCGCTGCCCTCAACGCCGTTGACGTCGACCTCCGCGGCAACCTGTTGGCCAACGTGGTCGTCACCGGCAGCACCAGTCTGATCAACGGCTTCAACGATCGCCTCAACAACGAGCTCATGGCCATGTATCCCGGCCTCAAGGTCAAGATTCACGCCGCGGGCctgacgagcgagcggcggtTCGGCGCCTGGATCGGCGGCTCCATCCTTGCCAGCCTGGGAACCTTTCACCAGATGTGGATATCGCGTAAGGAGTATGAGGAAAATGGCCCCGGCGTGGTTGAGAAGCGGTGCAAGTAG